Proteins from a single region of Sinorhizobium alkalisoli:
- a CDS encoding alanine/glycine:cation symporter family protein — MLDFLNDLLWSKVLIVVLIGLGLWFTFASRFVQLRYFGRMFRILGSGQAFASGSDGHLSSFQALMLSVAGRVGGGNIAGVAVAITLGGPGAVFWMWVVGLIGMATSFFECTLAQAYKRAEPDGTYRGGPAYYIAHGLGERWKWLAGLYSVLLLVTFGFGFNGVQSYAVATSLNDAFGVPVMAIGLGIAVLVGIIIAGGVRRIARIADVLVPVMALGYIAMALVVLVLNIDALPATLMLIVKSAFGLEPAVGGGIGAAIVMGVRRGLFSNEAGLGSAPNVAAVAEVPHPASQGVVQAFSVFIDTLIVCSCTAFIILLGDVYRPGAEEVGGIALAQASLAGHIGEGGRVFVSIAMMLFGFTTMIYNYYLGENSLAWLGGQNRPLIIVYRIAVIGLCGWGATSDLGTIFAFADVTMGLLALVNLFALVMLFKPALKLMQDYDSQLAKNAGEPVFDPERFGYAGIDRKAWSGTAWREEPEAVAAGGSARA; from the coding sequence ATGCTCGATTTTCTCAATGATCTCTTGTGGAGCAAGGTGCTGATCGTGGTTCTGATCGGCCTCGGCCTGTGGTTCACCTTTGCCTCGCGTTTCGTGCAGCTTCGCTATTTCGGACGCATGTTCCGCATTCTCGGGTCCGGGCAGGCCTTCGCCAGCGGATCCGATGGCCATCTCTCCTCCTTCCAGGCGCTGATGCTCTCGGTCGCCGGCCGCGTCGGCGGCGGCAATATCGCCGGCGTTGCCGTGGCGATCACCCTTGGCGGCCCGGGCGCGGTCTTCTGGATGTGGGTCGTCGGCCTCATCGGCATGGCGACGAGCTTCTTCGAATGCACCCTGGCGCAGGCCTACAAGCGCGCCGAGCCGGATGGAACCTATCGCGGCGGACCGGCCTATTACATCGCGCACGGCCTCGGCGAGCGCTGGAAGTGGCTTGCGGGCCTCTATTCGGTGCTGCTGCTGGTCACTTTCGGTTTCGGCTTCAACGGCGTGCAGTCCTATGCGGTCGCCACCTCGCTCAACGACGCCTTCGGCGTGCCGGTGATGGCGATCGGCCTCGGCATCGCCGTGCTGGTCGGCATCATCATCGCCGGCGGCGTCCGGCGCATTGCCCGCATTGCCGACGTGCTGGTACCGGTGATGGCGCTCGGCTACATCGCCATGGCCCTGGTCGTGCTCGTGCTCAACATCGACGCGCTCCCCGCCACGCTCATGCTGATCGTCAAGAGCGCCTTCGGCCTGGAGCCGGCGGTCGGCGGCGGCATCGGCGCGGCAATCGTCATGGGCGTCAGGCGCGGGCTCTTCTCCAACGAAGCCGGGCTCGGCAGCGCCCCGAATGTCGCGGCCGTCGCCGAAGTCCCGCATCCCGCCTCGCAGGGCGTCGTCCAGGCCTTCTCCGTCTTCATCGACACGCTGATCGTGTGCTCCTGCACCGCTTTCATCATCCTGCTCGGCGACGTCTATCGCCCGGGTGCCGAGGAGGTTGGCGGCATCGCACTCGCACAAGCCTCGCTGGCCGGCCATATCGGCGAAGGGGGCCGGGTCTTCGTCAGCATTGCGATGATGCTCTTCGGTTTCACCACGATGATCTACAACTACTATCTGGGCGAGAACAGCCTTGCCTGGCTCGGCGGGCAGAACAGGCCGCTGATCATCGTCTATCGCATTGCGGTGATCGGCCTCTGCGGCTGGGGCGCCACCTCCGACCTCGGCACGATCTTCGCCTTTGCCGACGTCACGATGGGCCTGCTGGCGCTCGTCAATCTCTTCGCGCTCGTCATGCTCTTCAAGCCCGCTCTGAAGTTGATGCAGGACTACGACAGCCAGCTTGCGAAGAACGCCGGCGAGCCGGTCTTCGATCCGGAAAGGTTCGGCTATGCCGGCATCGACCGCAAAGCCTGGAGCGGCACGGCATGGCGCGAGGAACCCGAAGCCGTAGCAGCGGGCGGAAGCGCGCGCGCCTAA
- a CDS encoding P-II family nitrogen regulator, producing the protein MKIVMAIIKPFKLDEVREALTAVGIQGLTVTEVKGYGRQKGHTEIYRGTEYAVSFLPKLKVEIAVPSEIVDKAVDAIASAAKTGQIGDGKIFVYSIDHAVRIRTGETDSEAL; encoded by the coding sequence ATGAAAATTGTGATGGCCATTATCAAGCCGTTCAAGCTCGATGAGGTTCGCGAAGCCCTCACTGCCGTTGGCATCCAGGGTTTGACCGTAACCGAAGTGAAGGGTTACGGCCGCCAGAAGGGGCATACCGAAATTTACCGTGGTACCGAATATGCCGTGAGCTTCCTGCCGAAGCTGAAGGTCGAGATCGCGGTTCCGTCGGAGATCGTCGACAAGGCCGTGGATGCGATCGCCTCGGCAGCCAAGACGGGTCAGATCGGCGACGGCAAGATCTTCGTCTATTCGATTGACCACGCCGTGCGCATCCGCACCGGCGAAACCGACTCAGAAGCGCTGTAA
- the tesB gene encoding acyl-CoA thioesterase II has protein sequence MSRPAETVTPMDALLQILDLEKLEENLFRGLSPQVGWQRVFGGQVIGQALVAAQRTVDQRRYVHSLHAYFMRPGDPSVPIIYEVDRIRDGSSFATRRVVAIQHGKAIFSMSASFQYDEDGFEHQFKMPDVPMPEDLPGEKELKEKYLVQAPEAIRRYFERPRPIEIRPVSLEDYFSRRKTPRNEPLQDGALPTQRVWVKAVGAVPDERHLQAAILAYLSDMTLLDTSLYAHGTSVFDRTLQVASLDHAMWFHRPSKMDDWLLYAQDSPNAHGARGMTRGSLFDRSGVLIASVAQEGLIRKKAIE, from the coding sequence ATGTCGCGCCCAGCCGAGACCGTCACCCCCATGGACGCGCTGCTTCAGATCCTCGATCTGGAGAAGCTGGAAGAAAACCTGTTTCGCGGCTTGAGCCCGCAGGTTGGCTGGCAGCGTGTGTTCGGCGGCCAGGTGATCGGCCAGGCGCTGGTCGCCGCCCAACGCACCGTCGACCAGCGGCGTTATGTCCATTCCCTGCACGCCTATTTCATGCGGCCCGGCGATCCGTCCGTGCCGATCATCTACGAGGTCGACCGCATCCGCGACGGATCGAGCTTCGCGACCCGGCGGGTGGTGGCGATCCAGCACGGCAAGGCGATTTTCTCGATGTCGGCCTCCTTCCAGTACGACGAGGACGGTTTCGAGCATCAGTTCAAGATGCCGGACGTGCCGATGCCGGAGGACCTGCCGGGTGAAAAGGAGCTGAAGGAGAAGTACCTCGTTCAGGCGCCCGAGGCGATCCGCCGCTACTTCGAGCGGCCGCGGCCGATCGAAATCCGGCCCGTATCGCTGGAGGACTATTTTTCGCGCCGGAAAACGCCGAGGAACGAACCGCTGCAGGACGGAGCGCTTCCGACGCAGCGAGTCTGGGTGAAGGCGGTGGGCGCCGTGCCCGACGAGCGCCATCTGCAGGCGGCGATCCTTGCCTATCTCTCCGACATGACGCTCCTCGACACCTCACTCTATGCCCACGGCACGTCCGTGTTCGACCGCACGCTGCAGGTCGCAAGCCTCGACCACGCCATGTGGTTCCACCGTCCCTCCAAGATGGACGATTGGCTGCTTTACGCCCAGGACAGCCCGAATGCGCATGGCGCGCGCGGCATGACCCGCGGCAGCCTGTTCGATCGCTCAGGCGTGTTGATCGCCTCCGTGGCGCAAGAGGGATTGATTCGCAAAAAGGCAATTGAATAA
- a CDS encoding GSCFA domain-containing protein, with the protein MSIKAIEHSGIQETISVVPAGEVPKKMGSSFFRGSASNFNPYGSDHVKDGFASRFLLKGWTPDKPFISPTTNVTAFGSCFAENISKHLAKLGFDVSKNRDRDIYISSMGEGLVNVHSITQQFRWALEGIAPPTNLWHGYKAEEFDLTEEIRTRTRDVFLKTDVFILTFGLSEIWYDELTGGVFWRAVPMKHYDSSRHKFRVCTFDETKACIQEIVTLIGEHVPQAKIVVTVSPIPLIATFRPIACLTANSASKAIIRAAVDETIRERGDEWADRLYYFPAYEIVNEAFPNRFVEDGRHLQSMIVPAVMHLFQATFCDTDLTIEQAEKMLKHARLQSANTLDDHALFSQARFASRFGAAVRRLLGRKRVAKSR; encoded by the coding sequence ATGTCGATCAAGGCGATAGAACATTCCGGAATCCAGGAGACGATCTCCGTCGTCCCGGCCGGAGAGGTTCCCAAGAAGATGGGCTCGTCCTTTTTCCGGGGCAGTGCCAGCAACTTCAATCCATACGGCTCCGATCACGTGAAGGACGGCTTCGCGTCGCGATTCCTCTTGAAGGGCTGGACGCCGGACAAGCCGTTCATCTCTCCCACCACGAATGTTACCGCCTTCGGGTCGTGCTTTGCCGAGAACATCAGCAAGCATCTTGCGAAGCTGGGATTCGACGTATCCAAGAACCGCGATCGCGACATCTACATTTCGTCGATGGGTGAGGGCCTGGTCAACGTCCACTCGATCACCCAGCAGTTTCGCTGGGCGCTCGAAGGCATAGCGCCGCCGACCAATCTATGGCACGGCTACAAGGCCGAAGAATTTGATCTGACGGAAGAAATCCGGACGCGCACCCGCGACGTGTTCCTGAAGACGGACGTCTTCATTCTGACATTCGGCCTGTCGGAAATCTGGTACGACGAGTTGACCGGCGGCGTTTTCTGGCGGGCCGTTCCGATGAAGCACTACGATTCGAGCCGGCATAAGTTCCGTGTTTGCACCTTCGACGAGACCAAGGCCTGCATCCAGGAGATCGTCACGCTCATCGGCGAACACGTGCCTCAGGCGAAGATCGTCGTCACCGTATCGCCAATTCCGCTAATTGCTACATTCCGGCCGATCGCCTGCCTGACGGCCAACTCGGCATCCAAGGCGATTATTCGGGCCGCCGTCGACGAGACGATCCGCGAGCGCGGCGATGAATGGGCGGACCGCCTTTATTATTTCCCCGCCTACGAGATCGTGAACGAGGCGTTTCCGAACCGTTTCGTCGAAGATGGCAGGCACCTGCAGAGCATGATCGTACCTGCGGTGATGCATTTGTTCCAGGCGACCTTTTGCGACACCGACCTCACGATCGAGCAAGCCGAGAAGATGCTGAAGCACGCCCGACTGCAGTCGGCCAATACTCTGGACGACCATGCGTTATTTTCACAGGCAAGATTTGCCTCGAGGTTCGGCGCGGCCGTCAGGCGTCTCCTCGGGCGCAAGAGGGTGGCCAAGTCTCGCTAG
- a CDS encoding LON peptidase substrate-binding domain-containing protein: MHVGNARYLGPQDLPDIIPVFPLTGALLLPGAQLPLNIFEPRYIAMFDDALAGDRLIGIVQPSFSGGRSDIASGPVPALCQVGCIGRITSFAETGDGRYITSLTGVCRFRLFAEVAGARGYRRFRIGPFGADLEGPEDEGLVDREALLAAFRAYLDANKLEADWESVERASNRTLVNSMAMMSPYGPAEKQALLEAPDLKTRAETLIAITEIVLARNFGDPDNILQ; this comes from the coding sequence ATGCATGTCGGAAATGCGCGTTACCTCGGTCCGCAGGACTTGCCGGATATAATTCCGGTATTTCCGCTGACGGGTGCGCTCCTGCTTCCAGGCGCACAACTTCCGCTCAATATTTTCGAACCGCGCTATATCGCCATGTTTGACGACGCTCTCGCCGGCGATCGGCTGATCGGCATCGTCCAGCCCTCCTTTTCCGGGGGGCGCAGCGATATCGCGTCGGGCCCGGTTCCGGCCCTTTGCCAGGTGGGCTGCATCGGCCGCATCACCTCCTTCGCGGAGACCGGTGACGGGCGCTACATCACTTCCCTCACCGGCGTCTGCCGTTTTCGCCTCTTTGCCGAAGTCGCTGGAGCCCGCGGCTATCGCCGCTTTCGCATAGGTCCGTTCGGCGCCGATCTCGAAGGTCCGGAGGACGAGGGGCTCGTCGATCGTGAGGCTCTTCTCGCCGCCTTCCGCGCCTATCTCGATGCCAACAAGCTGGAAGCGGACTGGGAAAGCGTCGAGCGGGCGAGCAACCGGACCCTGGTGAATTCCATGGCGATGATGTCCCCCTACGGGCCGGCGGAAAAGCAGGCGCTGCTCGAGGCTCCGGACCTGAAGACCCGCGCCGAGACGCTGATCGCCATCACCGAGATCGTGCTTGCCCGCAATTTCGGCGATCCGGACAACATTCTGCAGTAA
- a CDS encoding ammonium transporter, translating into MSSHYLSTSLRRVGATAAALLAPVVAFAQEAAPAAAEAAAAAPVPDKGDTTFMFISTLLVLFMLIPGLALFYGGLVRAKNMLSVLMQCTVVGAAMMIVWVIYGYSFAFGGSESAYFGGFAKLFLAGVTVDSTAATFTDGVVIPEYIFMLFQMTFAAITPALIVGAFAERIKFSAAVLFSVLWATFVYFPIAHMVWDGNGLLFNMGALDFAGGTVVHINAGIAGLVGAIMVGKRTGYGRDMMAPHSMTLTLVGAAMLWFGWFGFNAGSNLEASGGAVLATVNTFLATAAAVLSWCVVETLTRGKASMLGAASGMIAGLVAITPAAGIAGPMGAIIMGLAVSPLCYFFVSVIKNKFGYDDTADVFGVHGVGGFFGALATGIFASSSLGGIGYAEGVSMGGQFMTQLTAVVITIVWCGIVSAILYKVVDAIVGLRVTVEAEREGLDLSSHGEAAYHVS; encoded by the coding sequence ATGTCCTCACATTACCTTTCCACCTCTCTTCGACGCGTGGGCGCAACCGCTGCCGCCTTGCTCGCGCCGGTCGTTGCCTTCGCCCAGGAAGCGGCTCCCGCCGCCGCCGAGGCCGCCGCTGCCGCACCGGTTCCGGACAAGGGCGACACCACGTTCATGTTCATCTCGACGCTGCTCGTTCTCTTCATGCTGATCCCGGGCCTTGCGCTCTTCTACGGCGGCCTCGTGCGCGCAAAGAACATGCTCTCCGTGCTGATGCAGTGCACCGTCGTCGGCGCCGCGATGATGATCGTCTGGGTGATCTACGGCTACTCGTTCGCCTTCGGAGGTTCTGAGAGCGCCTATTTCGGCGGCTTTGCCAAGCTCTTCCTCGCAGGCGTGACGGTCGACAGCACCGCTGCGACGTTCACCGACGGCGTCGTCATCCCGGAATACATCTTCATGCTGTTCCAGATGACCTTCGCCGCGATCACTCCAGCGCTCATCGTCGGCGCCTTTGCCGAGCGCATCAAGTTCTCGGCGGCGGTCCTCTTCTCCGTCCTTTGGGCGACCTTCGTCTATTTCCCGATCGCCCATATGGTCTGGGACGGCAATGGTCTCCTGTTCAACATGGGCGCGCTCGACTTTGCCGGCGGCACCGTCGTGCACATCAATGCCGGGATCGCCGGGCTCGTCGGTGCGATCATGGTCGGCAAGCGCACGGGCTACGGCCGTGACATGATGGCACCGCATTCGATGACGCTGACCCTCGTCGGCGCGGCCATGCTGTGGTTCGGCTGGTTCGGCTTCAATGCCGGCTCCAACCTCGAGGCATCCGGCGGCGCAGTGCTTGCGACGGTCAATACCTTCCTCGCGACCGCCGCGGCAGTCCTGTCCTGGTGCGTCGTCGAAACCCTGACCCGCGGCAAGGCTTCCATGCTCGGCGCCGCTTCCGGCATGATCGCCGGTCTCGTCGCCATCACCCCGGCCGCCGGCATTGCCGGGCCGATGGGCGCAATCATCATGGGCCTCGCCGTCTCGCCGCTCTGCTATTTCTTCGTCTCGGTCATCAAGAACAAGTTCGGCTATGACGATACGGCGGACGTCTTCGGCGTGCACGGCGTCGGCGGCTTCTTCGGCGCACTGGCAACCGGTATCTTCGCCTCCTCGTCGCTCGGCGGCATTGGCTATGCCGAGGGCGTTTCCATGGGCGGCCAGTTCATGACCCAGCTTACCGCCGTCGTCATCACGATCGTCTGGTGCGGCATCGTTTCCGCCATCCTCTACAAGGTGGTCGACGCGATCGTCGGTCTGCGTGTGACGGTCGAGGCGGAACGCGAAGGTCTCGACCTCTCCTCTCACGGCGAGGCCGCCTACCACGTCAGCTAA
- the trxA gene encoding thioredoxin, whose protein sequence is MGGSDNPYAGSFGNQMTASASFGGQPAPSGAGDLIKETTTATFARDVVEASRQQPVLVDFWAPWCGPCKQLTPVIEKVVKEAAGRVKLVKMNIDDHPSIAGQLGIQSIPAVIAFVGGRPVDGFMGAVPESQIKQFIDRIAGPAVDDAKAEVEALLAEAKTLIDAGDAQNAAGLYGAVLQADPENPEAIAGMIECMIALGQLAEARQALSQLPEELAKAAAVSAASKKLDQIEEARKLGDPVALEHRLALEPDDHAARLKLAKIRNVEGDRAAAADHLLMIMKRDRDFEDDAARRELLNFFEVWGPKDPATIAARRKLSALLFS, encoded by the coding sequence ATGGGCGGTAGCGACAATCCCTATGCAGGATCTTTCGGCAACCAGATGACGGCTTCGGCCTCGTTCGGTGGCCAGCCGGCGCCGAGCGGCGCGGGCGACCTCATCAAGGAGACGACGACCGCCACCTTCGCCCGCGACGTTGTCGAGGCGTCGCGCCAGCAGCCGGTCCTGGTCGATTTCTGGGCGCCCTGGTGCGGGCCGTGCAAGCAACTGACCCCGGTGATCGAGAAGGTGGTCAAGGAAGCCGCCGGCCGGGTGAAACTCGTCAAGATGAACATCGACGACCATCCCTCGATTGCCGGCCAGCTCGGCATTCAGTCGATCCCGGCCGTCATCGCCTTCGTCGGCGGCCGTCCGGTCGACGGTTTCATGGGCGCCGTGCCGGAGAGCCAGATCAAGCAATTCATCGACCGGATCGCCGGCCCGGCCGTGGACGACGCCAAGGCCGAAGTCGAGGCCCTGCTTGCGGAAGCCAAGACGCTGATCGATGCCGGCGATGCGCAGAACGCCGCCGGTCTCTATGGTGCCGTGTTGCAGGCTGATCCGGAGAACCCGGAGGCGATCGCCGGGATGATCGAGTGCATGATTGCCCTTGGGCAGCTTGCCGAAGCGCGCCAGGCGCTTTCGCAATTGCCGGAAGAGCTCGCCAAGGCCGCTGCCGTCTCCGCCGCGTCGAAAAAGCTGGACCAGATCGAGGAAGCGCGCAAGCTCGGCGACCCCGTGGCGCTGGAGCACCGGCTTGCCCTCGAGCCGGACGATCACGCGGCAAGGCTGAAGCTCGCGAAGATCCGCAACGTCGAGGGCGACAGAGCTGCGGCCGCCGACCACCTTCTGATGATCATGAAGCGGGATCGCGACTTCGAGGACGACGCCGCTCGCCGCGAGCTCCTGAATTTCTTCGAGGTATGGGGGCCGAAGGATCCGGCGACGATCGCCGCCCGGCGCAAGCTTTCGGCGCTGCTCTTTTCCTGA
- a CDS encoding prolyl-tRNA synthetase associated domain-containing protein, whose protein sequence is MSEAQPKNAEDLFRFLDELGIKHTTKRHAPVFTVAESVELRDEIAGGHTKNLFLKDKKDNYFLLTVEENATVDLKTIHQTIGAASKVSFGKPEKLMEFLGVIPGAVTAFGAINDTEGRVKFVFDEALMEFDVINCHPLANDQTTSIASKDMLRFMEATGHEALVLKVSA, encoded by the coding sequence ATGAGCGAGGCACAGCCGAAGAATGCGGAGGATCTGTTCCGCTTTCTCGACGAACTTGGGATCAAGCATACGACCAAACGGCACGCGCCGGTCTTCACGGTCGCCGAATCGGTGGAGCTGCGCGACGAAATTGCGGGGGGACATACAAAAAACCTGTTCCTCAAGGACAAAAAGGACAATTATTTCCTCCTGACCGTCGAGGAGAATGCGACGGTGGACCTGAAGACCATTCATCAGACCATCGGCGCAGCAAGCAAGGTCTCTTTCGGCAAGCCGGAGAAGCTGATGGAATTTCTGGGCGTCATTCCCGGAGCGGTAACCGCGTTTGGTGCGATCAACGACACGGAAGGCAGGGTGAAGTTCGTTTTCGACGAGGCGCTGATGGAGTTCGATGTGATCAACTGCCATCCGCTCGCCAACGACCAGACGACCTCGATCGCGTCGAAGGACATGTTGCGCTTCATGGAGGCGACCGGCCACGAAGCGCTTGTCTTGAAAGTGTCGGCCTGA
- a CDS encoding Trm112 family protein, with the protein MDINASKVDPKLLELLVCPLTKGRLSYDAEANELVSEKARLAYPIRDGVPIMLVSEARKIEG; encoded by the coding sequence ATGGACATCAACGCCAGCAAGGTCGACCCGAAACTGCTCGAACTGCTTGTCTGTCCGCTGACGAAAGGGCGCCTCAGCTACGACGCGGAAGCCAATGAACTGGTCTCGGAAAAGGCGCGCCTCGCCTATCCGATCCGCGACGGCGTGCCGATCATGCTGGTTTCCGAGGCGCGCAAGATCGAGGGCTGA
- a CDS encoding ubiquinone biosynthesis hydroxylase, with product MIDVLIAGGGYVGLSLAVSLKKSAPHLDVLVADGAPEGAWEKDERASAVALAAERMLDILGVWSAIAPEAEPILKMVITDSKAADPVRPVFLTFEGDGGEGRPFAHMVPNTALVGALRDACADLGVAIRQSTMVESFQSSDHAVAVTLGGGEELEARLLVACDGVRSKLREAAGIKVVEFDYGQSGIVTTVEHERPHNGTAEEHFLPAGPFATLPLKNNRSSLVWTERTFDAERLVKGDDFLFQEELERRFGHKLGHLKVVGGRRAFPLGLTLAREFVAPRLALAGDAAHGIHPISGQGLNLGFKDVAALAETIVEADRLGLDIGSLAVLERYQTWRRFDTFRMGVTTDVLNRLFSNDIIPVRIARDVGLGLVDRLPPLKNFFIRQAAGTAGRSDPRLLAGEPI from the coding sequence ATGATCGACGTGTTGATTGCCGGAGGCGGCTATGTCGGCCTGTCGCTTGCCGTATCGTTGAAGAAGTCCGCGCCCCATCTCGACGTCCTGGTCGCCGATGGCGCGCCGGAAGGCGCCTGGGAAAAGGACGAGCGCGCTTCCGCGGTTGCGCTGGCCGCCGAGCGCATGCTCGACATTCTCGGCGTCTGGAGCGCAATCGCGCCCGAGGCCGAGCCGATCCTGAAGATGGTGATCACCGATTCGAAAGCGGCCGATCCGGTGCGCCCGGTCTTTCTGACCTTCGAAGGCGACGGCGGCGAAGGACGGCCCTTCGCCCATATGGTGCCGAACACGGCCCTGGTGGGGGCGCTGCGCGACGCCTGCGCGGATCTCGGCGTTGCGATCCGGCAATCGACGATGGTGGAAAGCTTCCAGTCGAGCGATCATGCGGTCGCGGTGACGCTCGGCGGTGGCGAGGAACTGGAGGCGCGGCTTCTGGTCGCCTGTGACGGCGTGCGCTCGAAGCTCCGGGAAGCGGCCGGCATCAAGGTCGTCGAGTTCGACTACGGTCAGTCGGGCATCGTCACCACCGTCGAGCACGAGCGCCCGCATAACGGCACCGCGGAGGAGCATTTCCTGCCGGCCGGTCCCTTCGCAACCCTCCCGCTCAAGAACAACCGATCGTCGCTCGTCTGGACTGAGCGCACGTTCGATGCCGAACGCCTGGTCAAGGGCGACGATTTCCTGTTCCAGGAGGAGCTGGAGCGGCGCTTCGGCCACAAGCTCGGTCACCTCAAGGTCGTCGGCGGCCGCCGGGCCTTTCCGCTCGGACTGACGCTCGCGCGCGAGTTCGTCGCGCCCCGCCTTGCGCTGGCGGGCGACGCCGCCCATGGCATTCACCCGATCTCCGGCCAGGGGCTCAATCTCGGCTTCAAGGATGTGGCGGCGCTTGCCGAAACCATCGTCGAGGCCGACCGCCTCGGGCTCGACATCGGCTCGCTCGCGGTGCTGGAGCGCTATCAGACCTGGCGGCGCTTCGACACGTTCCGCATGGGGGTCACCACGGACGTGCTGAACCGGCTGTTCTCCAACGACATCATACCGGTCAGGATCGCCCGCGATGTCGGCCTCGGCCTGGTCGATCGCCTGCCGCCGCTCAAGAATTTCTTCATCCGCCAGGCCGCCGGCACCGCCGGCCGCAGCGACCCGCGCCTGCTCGCCGGCGAGCCGATTTAG
- a CDS encoding helix-turn-helix domain-containing protein, with protein MHQDFAANLRLLCSYRGSIAEVCRLLKINRPQFNRYLGGRHLPSAHILRRLCDFFGVEEYEILLPAARFAELVRLRPRAPRIDAAASSPEAAHFGRLKAIGSAGLEKYLGYYFETYCSMAYPGRVLRNLVRFEQREGGVFYRRSERLIERPGERAYRAVYRGMAHFLTDRIFLVDYETLTGLEISQTILFPSFKNRITRLTGLKLGVSGSGERMPCCARVVYDYLGHSVDLRQALSLCGLYAPDDPRLDGALRTAITNDIAPGEALFRARFV; from the coding sequence ATGCATCAGGATTTCGCCGCCAATCTCCGGCTTCTGTGCAGCTATCGTGGCTCCATCGCCGAAGTCTGCCGGTTATTGAAGATCAACCGGCCGCAATTCAACCGCTATCTCGGCGGCCGGCACCTGCCTTCCGCGCATATCCTGCGGCGGCTCTGCGACTTCTTCGGTGTCGAGGAATATGAAATCCTGCTTCCGGCCGCCCGCTTCGCGGAACTGGTGCGGCTGCGCCCGCGCGCACCGCGCATCGACGCCGCCGCCAGTTCTCCCGAGGCCGCGCATTTCGGCCGGCTGAAAGCGATCGGCAGCGCCGGGCTGGAGAAGTATCTCGGCTATTATTTCGAGACCTATTGCTCGATGGCCTATCCGGGCAGGGTCCTGCGCAATCTCGTCCGCTTCGAGCAGCGCGAGGGCGGTGTCTTCTACCGCCGCAGCGAACGGCTCATCGAGCGGCCGGGCGAGAGGGCCTATCGCGCCGTCTATCGCGGCATGGCGCATTTCCTGACCGACCGCATTTTCCTCGTCGATTATGAAACGCTGACGGGATTGGAAATCAGCCAGACGATCCTGTTCCCTTCCTTCAAGAACCGGATCACGCGGCTCACCGGCCTGAAACTCGGCGTTTCCGGCAGCGGCGAGCGCATGCCCTGTTGCGCCCGGGTGGTCTACGACTATCTCGGCCACTCCGTCGACCTGCGCCAGGCGCTCTCTCTCTGCGGCCTCTACGCGCCGGACGACCCCCGCCTCGACGGCGCGCTGCGCACCGCCATCACCAACGACATCGCCCCCGGCGAAGCGCTGTTTCGGGCAAGGTTCGTTTGA